TCGCCGCTGATCCTGGTGGTGAACCCGAACGTGCCGGCCAAGGACGTGAAAGAGTTCATCGCTCATGCCAAGGCGGCCAAGCCGCCGCTCGACTACGCCTCGGTGGGCGCCGGCGGTTTCCAGCACATTGCGATGGAGCTTGCCAAACAGCGCTTCGGTTTCGAGGCCAATCATGTGCCGTATCGCGCGACGGGCCAGTCCATCACCGATCTGATCGCGGGCCATGTGGCCACCGGCTTTGTCGAGGCGGGAGCATCGATCCCTGCGATCAAGGAAGGCAAGCTGCGCGCGCTCGCGGTGTCGTCCCGGGACAGGCTTCCGCTGCTGCCCGAGGTGCCGCCGTTCTCCGAAGCGTCCGGCGCACCCGACTTCGAGGCGGTGTCCTGGCACGTGTTGCTGGTGCCCTCGAAGACGCCGAAGCCGATCGTCGATCGGCTGCATGCCGAGATGCAGAAGATCATGAGCGACCCGGAGATGAAGAAGCGCGCAGCCGACATCGGACTGATCCCGGTCGATTCGCCGTCGATCGCCGGGATCAACGACTACATCAAGTCGGAGCGCGTGAAGTGGGGCACGCTGGTCGAGAAGATCGGGCTGAAGGGCTCGCAGTAGTTTGGACATCTGAAAATCGGAAATCTCATGACAGGTCGCTTGCAGGATAAGGTCGCGCTGGTCACCGGCGCGGGCTGTGTCGGTCCAGGCT
The Rhodoplanes sp. Z2-YC6860 genome window above contains:
- a CDS encoding Bug family tripartite tricarboxylate transporter substrate binding protein, translating into MKGLTFRILAAAMLLVAIGSHSRVSAQDYPSRNITIVVPLGAGTGMDVLVRFFADRLQAAFGKAVIVENKPGASTMLAASQVAPATPDGTTLVVLTSSGLAINQWLYKQINYNPEVDFTPISLYVKSPLILVVNPNVPAKDVKEFIAHAKAAKPPLDYASVGAGGFQHIAMELAKQRFGFEANHVPYRATGQSITDLIAGHVATGFVEAGASIPAIKEGKLRALAVSSRDRLPLLPEVPPFSEASGAPDFEAVSWHVLLVPSKTPKPIVDRLHAEMQKIMSDPEMKKRAADIGLIPVDSPSIAGINDYIKSERVKWGTLVEKIGLKGSQ